The following are encoded together in the Raineyella sp. LH-20 genome:
- a CDS encoding S8 family peptidase: MPDERVSKTRPVIFGRIVDSKPIPARRGGGGRAQFSNPDERFRRIDARFDEASAALGDQVRLVESIHAADPQLVLVFEALDEQIDLSGVVEKLGVEILMEAEDAIEPSDEFQLRSDKPRNPFIASCLHAVCTDQKTFGSLLSLWRTWKTTQHLPHGYSKLRDLFAHLKDVRPWGPQDRLGSINWDDYFAGHIDDRLHSVEIELWYRRSSEKRQQSQQEVATLIETAGGHITTSAIVDQVGYHGLKCMVPTQMLRDLAAGDHEAVRLVRSAHVMYLRIVGQSLPVVAPPIESQGSVGAPLPDGDPVLCLLDGVPAANHPLLQDRVVVFDPDDLANLATVEELRHGTWMSSVAVWGDLAGNEGVARRPVLVRPVLTPANDTINRDEELPPSELVPDLMWRTFRELFDGTESQPAAAPSITVVNISIGDPAAPFDTIMSSWARIIDWLSYEYGVLVIVSAGNHPYLELSPATSADITRAVGSDRRLATLEAVYRRQNQRRLLAPAESVNAVSVGAIHGDESLAVPQGYAIDPADGLPSISPISPSGSGYRRSIKPDLAANGGRVFFREGITPQDAITFAGLSSIGPGIRVATPAQFQETHIAGTSPAAALMSRRAARLHDVVEQITAGEPLTRRQRASAIKALLVHGTSVPDNAVHAPLAREVAFGNGAAVRDLADGCATNEAVILYVGSIGANEEQELLFPLPDGLSVRETKRIDATLVWLTPVNWRHRQYRRAALSFVKPAGSIPALGTPNGVSSDASMRGATTVQHQSWEFEKALASGQGSNMAVRVKCYEQAGGLLGERIDFAVALSLWVAPALNIDVYSQVRAQVETRVAIRPQQ; encoded by the coding sequence ATGCCGGATGAACGGGTCTCGAAGACGAGACCCGTAATATTTGGACGGATCGTCGATTCTAAACCCATACCGGCGCGTCGTGGCGGAGGGGGCCGAGCGCAGTTCTCAAACCCTGATGAGCGATTTCGTAGGATTGATGCGCGCTTCGATGAGGCATCGGCTGCCCTTGGAGACCAGGTCCGGCTTGTTGAGTCGATCCATGCTGCCGACCCCCAACTTGTCCTTGTTTTTGAAGCCCTCGATGAGCAGATCGACCTGAGTGGGGTGGTAGAGAAGCTCGGCGTTGAGATTCTTATGGAGGCAGAAGACGCGATCGAGCCGTCAGATGAGTTTCAACTCCGCAGTGACAAGCCGAGGAACCCGTTCATCGCTTCGTGTCTGCACGCGGTCTGCACTGATCAGAAGACATTCGGCAGCCTCCTATCACTCTGGCGGACCTGGAAGACAACGCAGCACCTCCCACATGGTTACTCGAAGTTGCGCGACCTCTTTGCGCACCTAAAGGACGTCCGTCCTTGGGGACCTCAGGACAGGCTGGGTTCCATCAACTGGGATGACTACTTCGCGGGGCACATCGATGACCGACTCCACAGCGTTGAGATCGAGCTATGGTACCGCCGCAGTTCTGAGAAGCGGCAACAGAGCCAGCAGGAAGTCGCGACGCTGATCGAGACGGCGGGCGGGCACATCACCACGAGCGCCATTGTTGATCAAGTCGGCTACCACGGATTGAAGTGTATGGTGCCGACTCAGATGCTCCGCGATCTTGCAGCAGGTGACCACGAGGCGGTTCGTCTGGTCAGATCTGCGCACGTGATGTACCTGCGGATCGTAGGACAGTCATTACCAGTTGTTGCACCACCGATCGAGTCGCAGGGATCCGTGGGGGCGCCATTGCCCGACGGTGACCCAGTGCTATGCCTTCTCGATGGGGTTCCGGCCGCGAACCACCCACTCTTGCAGGACCGTGTAGTTGTGTTTGACCCTGACGACTTGGCGAACCTCGCCACCGTCGAGGAACTCCGACACGGGACTTGGATGTCCTCTGTTGCGGTCTGGGGAGATCTTGCGGGAAATGAAGGAGTCGCTCGTCGTCCAGTCCTGGTCCGACCTGTACTCACTCCTGCAAATGACACGATCAACCGAGACGAGGAGCTTCCTCCGAGTGAACTTGTGCCAGACCTCATGTGGCGCACCTTCCGAGAGCTTTTCGACGGTACTGAGAGTCAGCCTGCTGCCGCTCCAAGCATTACAGTTGTAAACATATCGATCGGTGATCCGGCTGCGCCGTTTGACACCATCATGTCTTCTTGGGCGCGCATTATTGACTGGCTCAGCTACGAGTACGGCGTACTGGTCATCGTGTCGGCTGGCAATCATCCTTATCTCGAGCTCAGCCCGGCGACGTCAGCTGACATCACTCGAGCGGTCGGCAGCGACCGTCGCCTAGCGACCCTCGAAGCAGTGTACCGACGGCAGAACCAGCGCCGCTTACTTGCGCCTGCCGAATCTGTCAATGCGGTTAGCGTGGGTGCGATTCACGGCGATGAGTCCCTTGCCGTTCCGCAGGGCTATGCCATCGATCCAGCCGATGGGTTGCCTTCTATCAGCCCGATCTCTCCAAGCGGTAGCGGGTACCGCCGAAGTATCAAGCCGGATCTTGCCGCCAATGGTGGCCGCGTGTTCTTCCGCGAAGGCATCACACCACAGGACGCCATCACCTTCGCCGGTCTCAGCTCCATTGGTCCTGGAATTAGGGTCGCGACACCGGCTCAGTTCCAAGAGACCCACATTGCTGGTACTAGTCCGGCAGCTGCACTCATGTCACGGAGAGCGGCGAGGCTCCATGATGTGGTGGAGCAGATAACAGCAGGAGAACCGCTAACGCGCAGGCAACGAGCGTCGGCGATCAAAGCACTCCTGGTCCATGGCACTTCAGTGCCTGACAACGCCGTGCACGCACCGCTGGCGCGCGAGGTCGCATTCGGGAACGGTGCAGCTGTGCGAGACCTGGCGGATGGATGCGCCACCAATGAGGCTGTCATTCTATATGTGGGGTCGATCGGTGCCAACGAGGAACAGGAGTTACTCTTCCCTCTGCCAGATGGCCTGAGCGTGCGTGAGACTAAGCGCATCGATGCAACCTTGGTCTGGCTCACACCTGTCAACTGGCGGCATCGGCAGTACCGAAGGGCAGCTCTTTCCTTCGTGAAACCGGCCGGTTCGATCCCAGCGTTGGGAACGCCCAATGGAGTTTCGTCGGACGCATCTATGCGTGGAGCGACGACGGTGCAGCATCAGTCGTGGGAATTCGAGAAGGCACTAGCCTCAGGGCAAGGTTCGAACATGGCTGTCCGCGTCAAGTGCTACGAACAGGCGGGTGGTCTACTTGGCGAGCGCATTGACTTTGCAGTCGCTCTGTCGCTCTGGGTCGCGCCAGCCCTGAACATTGATGTCTACAGCCAGGTGAGGGCCCAGGTTGAGACTCGGGTAGCGATTCGCCCACAGCAGTGA
- a CDS encoding EamA family transporter: MPLHHKLLATLVALIWGINFVAIHVSLTHFPPFLLVAIRFTLIAIPTILFVPRPRVPVRWLVGYGLGFGTLQFLFLYWGMATGMPAGLASLVLQSSAPFTVLLGAVLLRERVGRRAVIGTLVAMAGLAVVGWSRTGGAALVPFLLTLAGALGWAFGNICSRRAGAPRPLHLTLWMSVVPPVPMLALSLVTEGPDRIVRSLAGALSMDAAGALAGLAYTVILGTVVGSGIWTWLLTRHPAGVVSPFSMLVPGFGIVASWITLGERITAAEVVGAALVAAGVVFGAARPARTAAAPDRPSPDGRTPEPVTAAGDVLITDEVSRN, translated from the coding sequence ATGCCCCTCCACCACAAACTCCTGGCCACCCTCGTCGCTCTGATCTGGGGCATCAACTTCGTCGCGATCCACGTCTCGCTGACCCACTTCCCACCGTTCCTGCTCGTCGCGATCCGGTTCACCCTCATCGCGATCCCGACGATCCTGTTCGTCCCGCGTCCCAGGGTGCCGGTCCGCTGGCTGGTGGGCTACGGCCTCGGTTTCGGCACCCTGCAGTTCCTCTTCCTCTACTGGGGGATGGCCACCGGGATGCCCGCCGGACTCGCCTCCCTCGTGCTGCAGTCTTCCGCGCCGTTCACCGTGCTGCTCGGTGCAGTCCTCCTTCGGGAGCGGGTGGGCCGCCGCGCGGTGATCGGCACCCTGGTGGCGATGGCGGGTCTGGCCGTCGTCGGCTGGAGTCGCACCGGCGGCGCGGCCCTCGTCCCGTTCCTGCTCACCCTCGCCGGCGCGCTCGGCTGGGCGTTCGGCAACATCTGCAGCCGCCGCGCGGGTGCCCCGAGACCCCTCCACCTCACGCTGTGGATGTCGGTGGTGCCGCCGGTGCCGATGCTGGCCCTGTCACTGGTCACTGAAGGGCCGGATCGGATCGTACGATCCCTGGCCGGCGCGCTGTCGATGGACGCCGCCGGGGCACTCGCGGGTCTCGCCTACACCGTCATCCTCGGCACCGTCGTCGGGTCGGGGATCTGGACCTGGCTGCTGACACGGCATCCGGCCGGGGTGGTCTCACCGTTCTCGATGCTGGTGCCCGGCTTCGGCATCGTCGCCTCCTGGATCACCCTGGGAGAGCGCATCACTGCCGCCGAAGTGGTCGGGGCCGCTCTGGTGGCCGCCGGCGTGGTGTTCGGGGCGGCCCGCCCCGCGCGCACAGCAGCAGCGCCCGACAGGCCGTCCCCGGACGGGCGCACTCCAGAACCCGTGACCGCGGCCGGGGACGTCCTCATCACGGATGAGGTGTCACGCAACTGA
- a CDS encoding LysR family transcriptional regulator produces the protein MELRHLELLRDLAHYGSVTAVARATFRTPSAVSQQLRTAQRDLGVSLVEPAGRGIRLTEAGRVLAEGGTDVAAAIERVQARWDTFRNDLTGTVSVAALPSAATFLIGPVLQALTATGIELTLHDHDVAEADFATLAADVDIVIGHSLTGERPAGTEGLLVASLAREPLDVAMGVRHRLAGQPRVRPEDVLDSDWIGVPVGYPFDTVRLAIESVAGTRLRIRQRLRDNRLIETLVASSDCLAILPRFTTPTGDGLVLRELEGVPATRFISAILRPDKAERRAVRHVLDQLRRVGAERSGPVGWS, from the coding sequence ATGGAATTGCGCCATCTGGAGCTGTTGCGGGACCTGGCGCACTACGGCAGCGTCACGGCGGTCGCGCGGGCGACGTTCCGTACGCCGTCGGCGGTCTCCCAGCAGCTCAGGACCGCGCAACGCGACCTCGGTGTGTCGCTCGTCGAGCCGGCCGGTCGGGGGATCCGGCTGACCGAGGCCGGTCGTGTCCTCGCCGAGGGCGGCACCGACGTCGCGGCGGCCATCGAACGGGTCCAGGCCAGGTGGGACACCTTCCGCAACGACCTGACCGGCACGGTGTCCGTCGCCGCCCTGCCGTCGGCCGCCACCTTCCTGATCGGACCCGTGCTGCAGGCCCTGACCGCCACCGGGATCGAGCTCACGCTGCACGACCACGATGTCGCGGAGGCCGATTTCGCCACCCTGGCCGCCGACGTCGACATCGTGATCGGCCACAGTCTCACCGGGGAGCGGCCCGCCGGCACCGAGGGGCTGCTGGTCGCCAGCCTGGCCCGCGAGCCGCTCGATGTCGCGATGGGCGTACGCCACCGACTGGCCGGACAGCCCCGGGTCAGGCCGGAGGATGTCCTCGACAGCGACTGGATCGGCGTCCCGGTCGGCTACCCGTTCGACACCGTACGCCTCGCGATCGAGAGCGTCGCCGGGACGCGGCTGCGGATCCGGCAGCGGCTACGGGACAACCGGCTGATCGAGACCCTGGTCGCCTCGAGCGACTGCCTGGCCATCCTGCCGCGGTTCACCACCCCGACCGGCGACGGGCTCGTGCTGCGCGAACTCGAGGGGGTGCCGGCGACCCGCTTCATCTCGGCCATCCTGCGGCCGGACAAGGCGGAACGTCGCGCAGTCCGCCACGTCCTCGACCAGCTGCGGCGGGTGGGGGCCGAGCGCAGCGGCCCGGTCGGCTGGTCGTGA